One window of the Pedobacter ginsengisoli genome contains the following:
- a CDS encoding glycosyltransferase family 4 protein: MNILILHSSSDLYGASNVLFNVIKVLKNNGNNPIVVLSEEGPLSDKLRNHHIEVHIIRLGILRRKYFSLTGIINRLLILRKADKSLRELIAEKNIKLVYSHTTAVLVGALVAHRLKLKHIWHVLEITTKPLFFVRTMGWLLNKYSTSVITASDAVKAHWSQWVEPKKLKTIYNGLDCSPFTNKTGDLKKELNLSEQTLLIGMIGRVHFWKGQDYFIRIAAEILKIAPNAKFVMAGDAFPGYEYLYKQNQQIIDEKGINDKIFNLGYRTDIVNIMNSLDVFVLPSLLPDPFPTVVLEAMAAGKAIAATRQGGAVEMIADSDSGLLIPIDDAKAAAVKMFQLINSAQERERMGNNAAIRVRKLFSEKAFEMAIIETFTGAPKREPVRKEPVQDISLILQD; this comes from the coding sequence ATGAATATACTTATACTGCATAGTTCATCAGATTTATACGGAGCAAGTAACGTACTTTTTAATGTCATTAAAGTACTTAAAAACAATGGAAACAACCCCATTGTGGTACTTTCTGAAGAAGGCCCGCTTTCAGACAAATTACGCAATCACCATATTGAAGTGCACATCATCAGGCTGGGAATTCTGCGACGCAAATATTTCTCGCTGACCGGAATAATCAACAGACTGCTTATACTCAGGAAAGCAGACAAGAGCTTGCGTGAGCTGATCGCTGAAAAAAACATTAAACTGGTTTATTCTCATACTACTGCGGTACTTGTTGGTGCATTGGTTGCGCACAGATTAAAATTAAAGCACATCTGGCATGTGCTGGAAATTACCACAAAGCCACTATTCTTTGTCCGCACGATGGGCTGGCTTTTGAACAAATACAGTACCTCAGTAATTACCGCATCAGATGCCGTGAAAGCCCACTGGTCGCAATGGGTGGAACCTAAAAAACTGAAAACCATTTACAATGGACTGGACTGTAGTCCTTTTACAAATAAAACCGGGGATTTAAAAAAGGAACTTAACCTCTCAGAGCAGACCTTGCTTATCGGAATGATAGGCCGTGTCCACTTCTGGAAAGGACAGGATTATTTTATCAGAATAGCTGCTGAAATACTGAAAATAGCTCCGAATGCCAAATTCGTTATGGCTGGAGATGCTTTCCCTGGATATGAATACCTGTACAAGCAAAATCAACAGATCATAGACGAAAAAGGCATCAACGACAAGATCTTTAACCTGGGATACAGAACGGATATTGTTAACATTATGAATTCTCTGGACGTTTTTGTTCTGCCTTCCTTGTTACCTGACCCTTTTCCAACGGTTGTATTGGAGGCTATGGCAGCTGGTAAAGCTATTGCGGCCACCAGACAAGGTGGTGCTGTAGAAATGATAGCAGATAGCGACAGCGGATTGCTGATTCCAATTGACGATGCAAAAGCCGCAGCTGTAAAAATGTTCCAATTGATCAATTCCGCACAAGAGCGGGAACGGATGGGTAACAATGCTGCTATACGCGTAAGAAAACTGTTTTCTGAAAAAGCATTTGAAATGGCCATTATTGAAACATTTACCGGTGCTCCTAAACGCGAACCGGTAAGAAAAGAGCCGGTACAGGATATTTCCTTAATTTTACAGGACTAA
- a CDS encoding DUF1972 domain-containing protein: MKIAIIGTRGYPYVYGGFETMVRELSERLVKKDVEVHVYCQKNLFNPRPPQVNGVHLHYLPTIKGKSVNQIIHCFLSVIHATFSSADVIFVVNLAAGPMGWIPKLTGKKTIINVDGLEWLRPKWKGLGGMYFYFAAKMAVRLFDRIITDAEAMRKIYLEEFHTDSKVIAYGAPPFKPAGEELIERFRLNKGEYYLIVGRLIPDNNADLIIKGFLNSKSTKKLVVVGDVPYADVFAEGLKSLQNERLIFPGYVTDQQELAALYQNSFAYIHGHKYGGTNPAMLKAMSNKCAILALDTVFNREMLSDGEFGLFFGERENSVATCLQLLEEHPDQLETLRSKVSSGLTDKYNWDHVADNYYETIKALIRPSK; this comes from the coding sequence ATGAAGATTGCAATTATAGGTACACGAGGCTATCCATACGTTTATGGTGGTTTCGAAACAATGGTGAGAGAGCTGAGTGAACGTCTCGTAAAAAAAGATGTTGAAGTCCATGTTTATTGTCAGAAGAATTTATTTAATCCCCGTCCGCCCCAGGTGAATGGTGTGCATTTACATTATCTGCCAACCATTAAGGGAAAGTCTGTAAACCAAATTATACATTGCTTTCTTTCTGTTATCCATGCCACATTCAGTTCTGCTGACGTTATTTTTGTGGTGAACCTGGCTGCCGGCCCTATGGGATGGATTCCTAAATTGACCGGTAAAAAAACAATCATAAATGTAGACGGACTGGAATGGCTGCGCCCCAAATGGAAAGGATTGGGTGGAATGTACTTCTATTTTGCAGCAAAAATGGCGGTCAGATTATTTGACCGCATCATTACAGATGCGGAAGCCATGCGCAAAATATATCTGGAAGAGTTCCATACAGATTCAAAGGTAATTGCTTATGGAGCACCTCCCTTTAAACCAGCCGGAGAGGAGCTGATTGAACGGTTCAGGCTTAACAAAGGCGAATATTACCTGATTGTTGGCCGGCTCATCCCCGATAATAACGCAGACCTGATCATTAAGGGTTTTCTTAATTCAAAATCGACAAAAAAACTGGTTGTTGTTGGAGATGTGCCTTATGCAGATGTATTTGCAGAAGGATTGAAAAGCCTTCAAAATGAAAGATTAATATTTCCAGGATATGTTACTGACCAGCAGGAGCTTGCTGCATTGTATCAAAATTCATTTGCCTATATTCATGGTCACAAATACGGTGGAACCAATCCGGCTATGCTAAAAGCAATGTCTAATAAATGTGCCATTCTTGCTCTTGACACGGTGTTTAACCGTGAAATGCTTAGTGATGGAGAATTTGGTCTGTTTTTTGGGGAACGTGAGAATTCTGTTGCAACTTGCTTACAATTGCTGGAAGAGCATCCCGATCAGCTGGAAACATTACGATCAAAAGTGAGTTCCGGTTTAACAGATAAATATAATTGGGATCATGTAGCCGACAACTACTATGAAACAATAAAGGCATTAATACGGCCTTCAAAATAA
- a CDS encoding capsule assembly Wzi family protein encodes MKLNLPLYTKVIILILLLGAGITANAQVVFENPNNPVYKYLSRQAQKGNIEFNDLIQPVSRKQIASLLHTLKDSTDKLSLTEQKELTFYLQEFSEFDSAINDSTTFFKNDPYGRWRFLSVTKDDFLLRGDPALTFETFQGKGKSVARVGTGLTFWGHAGKHISFQFYFQDITDRGKGIDSNRIFTPETGIIRTANINPNAKTVNYSDFRGNLTYSWKNGSFSIGKDQLLWGYGQGGRMVLSDKVPAYPNIRLDYQPLAWLRFNYTHAWLNSAVIDSARSYPKGNGVYGTERELYVQKYMASHTLSFLPVKGLDLSVGESMVYSDNFDAGYLIPIMFFKAYDQYQSRYKLTTGSNSQFFFSVSSRNHLPKTHLYGTLFIDEIRTAEIFNKAKSRNQLGYNLGASLTDVAGISYLTIGAEYTHINPFVYNNVMQAQTYTNQSYALGDWIGQNADRFTAWLSYTPIPRLITRFEFNTIRKGRDGSLEDQYFAEPQPGFLSQGPVENQQQFLLEANYQLLNKLQVKAAFMHQNGVIRPDIQTSAVPNEFKFGVSYGF; translated from the coding sequence ATGAAACTAAATTTACCGCTGTATACCAAAGTCATTATTCTGATCCTGCTGCTTGGTGCCGGAATTACGGCTAACGCTCAGGTTGTATTTGAAAACCCAAATAACCCTGTTTACAAATACCTTTCACGACAGGCCCAAAAAGGAAATATAGAATTTAATGACCTCATTCAACCTGTTAGCAGGAAGCAAATCGCCTCCTTATTGCATACCTTAAAGGATTCAACGGATAAACTTTCGCTTACAGAACAAAAGGAACTGACATTTTACCTTCAGGAATTCAGTGAATTTGATTCCGCTATTAATGACAGTACCACATTTTTCAAAAACGACCCATACGGGAGGTGGCGCTTCTTATCTGTCACTAAAGATGACTTTCTTCTCCGTGGAGATCCGGCACTTACATTTGAGACTTTTCAGGGCAAGGGAAAAAGTGTTGCACGTGTAGGTACAGGACTAACCTTTTGGGGACATGCAGGTAAGCACATTAGCTTTCAGTTTTATTTTCAGGACATCACAGACCGCGGAAAAGGAATTGACAGCAACAGAATATTTACACCTGAAACCGGAATTATCAGAACTGCCAATATAAACCCAAATGCAAAAACTGTTAATTACAGTGATTTTAGGGGAAATTTAACCTACAGCTGGAAGAACGGATCTTTTAGTATAGGGAAAGACCAGTTGCTTTGGGGCTATGGCCAGGGCGGAAGGATGGTTTTATCTGACAAAGTTCCCGCCTATCCGAATATCAGATTGGATTATCAGCCCCTTGCCTGGCTGCGCTTCAATTATACACATGCATGGCTAAATTCTGCGGTAATTGATTCGGCCAGATCCTATCCTAAAGGAAATGGTGTATACGGCACTGAACGTGAGCTCTATGTACAAAAATATATGGCTTCTCATACGCTGAGTTTTTTACCGGTTAAAGGCCTGGACCTGAGTGTAGGAGAATCAATGGTATATAGCGACAATTTTGATGCAGGATACCTTATTCCAATCATGTTTTTTAAAGCGTACGACCAATACCAGAGCCGTTATAAGTTAACTACGGGCTCTAACAGCCAGTTTTTCTTTTCAGTAAGTTCAAGAAACCATCTGCCCAAAACGCACCTTTACGGAACGCTGTTTATTGACGAAATACGGACAGCTGAAATTTTTAATAAAGCAAAAAGCAGAAACCAGCTTGGTTATAATTTAGGAGCATCGCTAACTGATGTAGCAGGGATCTCCTATCTGACTATCGGAGCTGAATACACGCATATCAATCCTTTTGTTTACAACAATGTAATGCAGGCGCAGACGTATACCAATCAGAGCTATGCTCTTGGCGATTGGATAGGCCAGAATGCAGATAGGTTTACAGCATGGTTAAGTTATACCCCTATACCACGACTGATCACCAGATTTGAGTTTAATACCATAAGAAAAGGAAGGGATGGCAGCCTTGAAGATCAATACTTTGCGGAACCACAGCCGGGATTTTTGAGCCAGGGACCTGTTGAAAATCAACAGCAGTTTTTACTGGAAGCCAACTATCAGCTGTTAAACAAATTGCAGGTAAAAGCAGCCTTTATGCATCAAAATGGTGTGATCCGCCCTGATATACAAACCTCAGCAGTTCCTAATGAGTTTAAGTTCGGTGTATCATATGGCTTTTAA
- a CDS encoding SLBB domain-containing protein: MNIKFRYYILLILLVIGYSTSRAQTISMSDIQNVKVSQLSDDQITQAWNKLKESGVPEQEAYKMMLQKGMPATEVQAFKDRVTLLGLNKKAAVGAANTEKEKIDFSRDTTNTLVKPKPIVVEKPAPEPVLNIYGLEFFNQTSIKFEPNFSLATPKSYVLGPGDELIVLVTGLNESSIRTKISSEGNLQIPYAGLVYLNGFTIEQATNLIRTKLTKVYPAIRGGQTQVAVNLGNTRSIKITLVGEVKTPGSYTLSSLSTVFNALYNSGGPNANGSLRYIELLRNNKVYKTIDFYSFLQNGLMDGNIRLEDQDVIRIPVYRKRVGIKGEVKRPAIYELKENEQLEDLIKYAGGFTDIAYRGIAKVDQVNELEREVKDVPANLFGNFTPHNGDLIQIGAITNRYTNRVVLEGAVNRPGVYELTAGLSLSELLKTAQGLKVEAYMERGYIKRTLPNLEREMISFIPTDIINGKNDIPLMREDSITIPDRAVFVSQQNVTVNGFVKKPASFTYRKGMKLGDIIAMAGGFQDEAAEHHVEISRIIKNTSDSVANQLVKTFTIDVNNNSLADQELELEPMDYIYVPRLVNYRALGNISVKGEVLFPGDYAVQRRDETALDLLQRAGGLSPYGALENAQVYRKGVRLNLDLTNKTNDPNVKRTMILLPGDSIFIPRAISLVEVSGAVNNPQLISYKGKRFKYYINAAAGTTENARLKGAYVQYPDGLNKPVGHFLFFRNYPPVKPGSKIVVPAKDPNNKFRLGFAEISGITSAITALIGLIAILAK, from the coding sequence ATGAATATTAAATTCCGTTACTACATCCTATTGATTTTACTGGTTATTGGCTATTCCACCAGCCGGGCACAAACAATTTCAATGAGTGACATTCAGAATGTGAAAGTCAGCCAATTATCTGACGATCAGATTACCCAGGCCTGGAATAAATTAAAGGAAAGCGGGGTTCCGGAACAGGAAGCTTACAAAATGATGTTACAGAAGGGCATGCCGGCAACTGAGGTGCAGGCATTTAAAGACCGTGTAACGTTGCTTGGATTGAATAAAAAAGCGGCAGTTGGAGCTGCAAATACAGAAAAAGAAAAAATAGACTTTAGTCGTGATACGACCAATACCCTGGTAAAACCTAAGCCAATAGTAGTTGAAAAACCTGCTCCAGAGCCGGTTTTAAATATTTATGGATTGGAATTCTTTAACCAGACCTCGATTAAATTTGAACCTAACTTTAGCCTGGCTACACCTAAAAGCTATGTGCTTGGTCCGGGAGATGAGCTGATTGTATTGGTAACGGGTCTTAATGAAAGCAGCATCCGTACAAAAATATCTTCTGAAGGCAATCTGCAGATTCCATATGCAGGACTAGTATACCTAAATGGCTTTACCATAGAACAGGCCACAAATCTGATCCGTACTAAACTGACAAAAGTCTATCCTGCCATACGGGGTGGACAAACCCAGGTAGCGGTAAATCTGGGCAATACAAGAAGTATTAAGATCACATTGGTGGGTGAAGTAAAAACCCCGGGATCATACACTTTATCTTCTTTATCAACTGTATTTAATGCATTGTACAATTCCGGAGGTCCAAATGCCAATGGCTCACTGCGCTACATTGAGTTGCTGAGAAACAATAAGGTTTATAAAACCATCGATTTCTATAGCTTTTTGCAAAATGGCCTGATGGATGGCAATATCAGGCTTGAAGACCAGGATGTGATCAGAATTCCTGTTTACAGAAAAAGGGTTGGTATAAAGGGTGAAGTTAAACGTCCGGCAATTTATGAACTTAAAGAAAATGAGCAGCTGGAAGACCTGATTAAGTACGCCGGAGGCTTTACGGATATTGCGTACCGTGGAATTGCCAAGGTAGATCAGGTTAATGAACTGGAAAGAGAAGTAAAGGACGTACCTGCAAATTTGTTCGGAAACTTTACCCCTCATAATGGCGACCTGATCCAGATTGGGGCCATCACCAATAGATACACCAATAGAGTTGTTCTGGAGGGCGCTGTAAACAGACCGGGCGTCTATGAGTTAACGGCAGGTTTAAGCTTGTCAGAGCTCCTAAAAACAGCCCAGGGCTTAAAGGTTGAAGCGTATATGGAGAGAGGATATATTAAAAGAACCCTTCCCAACCTGGAAAGGGAAATGATCTCTTTTATTCCTACAGATATTATTAATGGAAAAAACGATATTCCCTTGATGAGAGAGGATTCAATTACGATTCCCGACCGGGCCGTTTTTGTTTCTCAGCAGAATGTTACCGTTAATGGCTTTGTAAAGAAACCTGCTAGTTTTACTTACCGAAAAGGAATGAAATTAGGAGATATTATTGCAATGGCCGGTGGCTTTCAGGATGAAGCGGCAGAGCATCATGTTGAAATTTCAAGAATCATTAAAAATACTTCCGACAGTGTAGCAAACCAGTTGGTAAAAACCTTTACCATAGACGTAAACAATAACTCACTGGCAGATCAGGAGCTGGAACTGGAGCCTATGGATTACATTTATGTACCAAGACTGGTAAATTACCGTGCGCTAGGTAACATTAGCGTAAAGGGAGAGGTATTGTTCCCGGGTGACTATGCGGTCCAGAGAAGAGATGAAACCGCATTGGACCTGTTGCAAAGAGCAGGCGGACTTAGCCCATATGGCGCGCTTGAAAATGCCCAGGTATACAGAAAAGGTGTTAGACTGAACCTGGATTTAACCAATAAGACCAATGATCCGAATGTAAAAAGGACAATGATCTTATTACCCGGCGACAGCATTTTCATACCAAGGGCCATTTCTCTGGTAGAAGTTTCGGGAGCTGTAAATAATCCGCAGTTAATTAGTTATAAAGGAAAGCGCTTTAAATATTATATCAATGCGGCGGCAGGGACTACAGAAAATGCCCGTTTGAAAGGCGCATATGTGCAATATCCTGATGGGTTGAATAAACCGGTAGGACATTTTCTCTTCTTCCGAAACTACCCTCCTGTTAAGCCGGGAAGTAAAATTGTTGTTCCGGCAAAAGATCCAAACAATAAATTCAGGCTTGGTTTTGCTGAAATAAGTGGAATTACTTCTGCAATTACCGCATTAATAGGATTGATCGCAATTTTAGCAAAATAA
- a CDS encoding capsule assembly Wzi family protein, with amino-acid sequence MKKLFFLIPGFIIFSGLLSIVSAQTIPVGTQILEDYYRRMQMIGKLDSGISFSVRPLSAEGLKVSNVFDPNSTLAEESWLNFSKPFTFANGKGKFQILPVSWQQQINSQRPYGWSDGAMIPAKGYQTLVSGGFFVKFGPLSIQLRPEYVHAINTDFDGFAKGKSDAEIQRYYNAYNTIDAPERFGTGAYNKLLLGQSSIRLTFGPASFGFSNENLWWGPGVRNSLIMGNSAPGFRHLTLNTVKPVNIYIGSLEAQVIGGRLTSSGYSPLLQTTLSTGKNVYRPKDGSWRYLAGFNLAYQPKWVPGLFLGFTRTFAAYGKDVNSFGDYFPFFVPFQKNAVATFDDPFDRDQRTSLYARWVFTRAKAEVYFEYGKNDNAYNFREFLTSPDHSRAYLFGIRKLVPLKGNDNEFIQINGELTQLSQPLIRTIKDAGNFYTHSRVHEGYTHLGQRLGAGTDGNLQSLDINWVNGLKKLGFTFERYEHNMDFYNNSIGDLNGVSRKWVDFALAAQGEWNYRNLLFNAKFQAIKSLNSQWYMRGYTPNAYYIPYNDKYNIHGEFGVSYRF; translated from the coding sequence ATGAAGAAGTTATTTTTTTTAATTCCCGGATTTATTATTTTCAGTGGACTGTTGAGCATTGTCTCTGCCCAAACTATACCTGTGGGTACGCAAATATTGGAAGATTATTACAGAAGAATGCAAATGATAGGGAAGTTAGATTCCGGCATTTCATTTAGTGTTCGTCCCTTATCTGCAGAAGGGCTAAAGGTAAGCAATGTATTTGATCCTAATAGTACCCTGGCCGAAGAAAGCTGGTTGAATTTTAGTAAACCCTTTACCTTTGCCAATGGGAAGGGTAAATTTCAGATCCTGCCTGTTAGCTGGCAGCAGCAAATTAACTCGCAAAGACCTTATGGATGGAGTGATGGTGCGATGATTCCGGCTAAGGGATATCAGACCTTGGTTTCCGGAGGTTTTTTTGTAAAATTTGGTCCATTGAGTATCCAACTTAGGCCGGAATATGTTCATGCTATAAATACTGATTTTGATGGCTTTGCAAAAGGTAAATCTGATGCCGAGATTCAGAGGTATTATAATGCGTATAATACAATAGATGCACCTGAAAGATTTGGAACCGGGGCTTATAATAAACTGTTATTAGGGCAAAGCAGTATTCGTTTAACCTTTGGTCCTGCCTCTTTTGGATTTTCTAACGAGAATTTATGGTGGGGGCCTGGCGTGCGTAATTCTCTCATTATGGGTAATAGTGCACCGGGTTTCAGGCATCTTACTTTGAATACGGTTAAGCCTGTAAATATCTATATTGGTTCCTTGGAAGCTCAGGTAATAGGAGGCAGGTTAACTTCTTCGGGATATTCTCCTCTGTTGCAAACAACATTATCAACAGGGAAAAATGTATACAGGCCTAAGGATGGAAGCTGGAGATATTTAGCTGGGTTTAACCTGGCATATCAGCCTAAATGGGTTCCTGGCTTATTTCTTGGTTTTACCAGAACATTTGCCGCCTATGGTAAGGATGTTAATAGCTTTGGCGATTATTTTCCATTTTTTGTTCCATTTCAAAAGAATGCAGTTGCCACTTTTGATGATCCATTTGACCGGGATCAGAGAACCTCTTTATATGCCAGATGGGTTTTTACCAGGGCTAAGGCTGAAGTTTATTTTGAATATGGAAAAAACGACAACGCATACAACTTCAGGGAATTTTTAACCTCACCGGACCATTCAAGGGCTTATTTGTTTGGTATCAGAAAGCTGGTGCCTTTAAAAGGAAATGATAATGAGTTTATTCAGATTAATGGAGAGCTTACGCAATTATCGCAGCCTCTAATCCGTACAATTAAAGATGCAGGTAATTTTTATACCCATTCCAGAGTTCATGAGGGGTATACCCATCTTGGACAACGACTTGGTGCAGGAACAGATGGTAATTTACAGTCTCTGGATATTAATTGGGTTAATGGCTTAAAGAAACTCGGGTTTACCTTTGAACGTTATGAGCATAATATGGATTTTTATAATAATTCAATTGGAGATCTTAATGGGGTAAGCCGCAAATGGGTTGATTTTGCACTTGCTGCCCAGGGCGAGTGGAACTATAGGAATTTATTGTTCAATGCCAAATTCCAAGCCATTAAATCTTTAAATTCGCAGTGGTACATGAGAGGTTATACTCCCAATGCCTATTATATACCTTATAATGATAAGTATAATATCCATGGTGAATTTGGTGTTAGCTATCGTTTCTAG
- a CDS encoding capsule assembly Wzi family protein, whose translation MRWLNYLVLPSLMLSTILLNAQTLPVGTKALEDYYRREQLKGDLDSSVSFTVRPLVPYSAFKVKDGAYPDSTEIRYNLLETDSEWIEGKFRAKLLPFSFQTQFNTHHPYGWNDGAMIPAKGLQMLLSPGIYAEYGPLSIQFQPEIVVAGNPKFVTLNEDHYDIIFARYYDFYNKIDLPARFGNKEYSKAYWGQSSIRLNYKGMSVGVSTENLWWGPGMRNSLLMSNSAPGFKHLTLNTTKPIKTSIGSFEGQLIAGRLEGSGFGPLEPDKIYMGSNLYIPKPKDWRYLSGVVLTWQPKWVPGLFLGLTKSSQTYSKDLKGFSDYLPLFSSNKVVTADEPINKRDERGSIFLRWLWPEEKAEMYFEYGHNNYSGDFLLDPATARAYIFGVRKLLPFNRSRNENILLGVEVTQMGDPSLKNVLKASGWYNSSGIPHGYTNRGEVLGAGIGPGGNMQSIEVSWISSLKRLGLQLERYVHNTDFYYYAYIDSKDFRRNWTDFSLAANGEWNYKNFIFNAKLQAIQSLNYQWYLIQKPGEKYMVPGKDAFNLQLQAGLTYRF comes from the coding sequence ATGAGGTGGCTAAATTATCTTGTATTACCCTCATTAATGTTAAGCACTATTTTGCTTAATGCTCAAACTTTACCGGTAGGTACAAAGGCGCTTGAAGATTATTACCGTAGAGAACAGTTGAAAGGAGATCTGGATTCTTCGGTTTCCTTTACAGTGAGGCCATTGGTGCCATATTCAGCTTTTAAGGTAAAGGATGGAGCCTATCCAGATTCTACCGAGATAAGGTATAACCTACTCGAGACAGATAGCGAATGGATAGAAGGCAAATTTCGAGCGAAGCTTTTACCTTTTAGTTTTCAAACCCAGTTTAATACACATCACCCATATGGATGGAATGATGGTGCCATGATTCCGGCAAAAGGACTCCAGATGTTGTTAAGTCCTGGCATATACGCAGAGTACGGTCCATTAAGTATTCAATTTCAGCCAGAAATCGTAGTAGCGGGAAATCCGAAGTTTGTTACTTTAAATGAAGATCATTATGATATTATTTTTGCCCGTTACTATGATTTTTATAACAAAATAGATCTTCCGGCAAGATTTGGGAATAAAGAATATTCTAAGGCCTACTGGGGGCAAAGCAGCATCAGGCTAAATTATAAAGGGATGTCTGTAGGTGTATCAACCGAGAATCTTTGGTGGGGGCCTGGAATGAGAAATTCTCTTTTGATGAGTAATTCAGCACCAGGGTTTAAGCACCTTACTTTAAATACAACCAAACCAATCAAAACTTCTATCGGATCATTTGAAGGACAATTGATCGCAGGCCGATTAGAAGGTTCTGGATTTGGGCCTTTGGAGCCGGATAAGATTTATATGGGGTCGAATCTCTATATACCCAAGCCAAAAGACTGGCGTTATTTATCCGGAGTAGTTTTAACCTGGCAGCCTAAATGGGTTCCCGGATTATTTTTAGGCCTGACAAAAAGTTCGCAAACCTATAGTAAAGATTTGAAGGGCTTCTCTGATTATTTGCCACTTTTCTCTTCCAACAAGGTTGTCACTGCCGATGAACCAATTAATAAACGTGATGAGAGAGGGTCAATATTCCTAAGGTGGTTGTGGCCGGAAGAAAAAGCCGAAATGTATTTTGAATATGGGCATAACAACTATTCTGGTGATTTTCTTTTAGATCCGGCCACTGCAAGAGCATATATTTTTGGGGTTAGGAAATTGCTGCCATTTAACCGTTCCCGTAATGAAAATATTTTATTAGGGGTCGAGGTCACACAAATGGGTGACCCTTCTTTGAAGAATGTGTTGAAGGCTTCAGGATGGTACAATAGTTCCGGCATTCCTCATGGTTATACGAACAGGGGAGAAGTTTTAGGTGCTGGCATTGGTCCTGGTGGCAACATGCAGTCTATTGAGGTGAGCTGGATCAGTAGCTTAAAGCGCCTGGGACTACAGCTGGAACGTTATGTGCACAATACTGATTTTTATTATTATGCCTATATCGATTCTAAAGACTTTAGACGAAACTGGACTGATTTTAGTCTCGCAGCCAACGGAGAATGGAATTATAAGAATTTCATCTTTAATGCAAAACTTCAGGCCATACAGTCTTTAAATTACCAATGGTACCTCATTCAGAAGCCAGGGGAAAAATACATGGTTCCGGGGAAAGATGCATTTAATTTACAATTACAAGCGGGTTTAACTTATAGATTTTAA
- a CDS encoding MraY family glycosyltransferase has translation MPMLFTLIYLTSLLIVAFAIPPIITVSLRKRLFDDPNESRKIHKRIIPNFGGVAIFTGFLFSCSIFIPSQVLPEANVLMAGGLVLFMIGLKDDIIGLGPGIKFVAQFLSACIVAIVANIRISDLHGVFGVYDIPYYASITLTVFFIVGIVNAFNLIDGIDGLAGSIGLVLSMIFGVLFYKSGDLGWAYLATSLAGALLGFLFFNVTPARIFMGDSGSLLLGFIAAVLSIKFINVSLSENVMTGPFQITSGIGLVSAILIIPVFDTLRVFTLRILRGTSPFTADSNHIHHRLLSLGLSHVQATLVLSSVNVVFIIAALSLQNMGDAELVSFTMLLMLTLNGILSLFINRFKKTASLAGSVKRTKPARSEKSFAERVLEKISEN, from the coding sequence ATGCCTATGCTTTTTACGCTGATCTATTTAACCAGCTTACTAATAGTAGCCTTTGCTATTCCGCCTATTATTACTGTATCTCTTAGAAAGCGGTTATTTGATGATCCAAATGAGTCTCGTAAGATCCATAAACGCATTATTCCAAATTTTGGTGGTGTAGCAATTTTTACAGGATTTCTTTTTTCCTGCTCTATATTTATTCCATCTCAGGTGCTTCCTGAAGCAAATGTTTTGATGGCCGGTGGTCTCGTGCTTTTTATGATTGGTTTAAAGGATGATATTATAGGTTTAGGCCCGGGTATCAAATTTGTTGCACAATTCTTAAGTGCTTGTATAGTAGCTATAGTAGCCAACATAAGAATTAGTGATTTGCATGGTGTTTTTGGGGTTTATGATATTCCTTATTATGCAAGTATAACCTTAACCGTTTTTTTTATTGTGGGCATTGTTAATGCCTTTAATCTGATAGATGGTATTGATGGATTAGCCGGTTCTATAGGACTAGTTTTGAGCATGATATTTGGTGTCCTTTTTTATAAGTCCGGAGACCTTGGTTGGGCATACCTGGCCACCAGTTTGGCAGGTGCACTATTGGGCTTCCTGTTCTTCAATGTTACCCCAGCCAGGATCTTTATGGGTGATTCAGGCTCACTTCTTCTGGGCTTTATTGCAGCAGTCTTGAGTATTAAATTTATAAATGTCAGCCTTTCAGAGAATGTAATGACAGGCCCCTTTCAAATTACCTCAGGGATAGGACTGGTTTCTGCAATTTTGATCATACCGGTTTTTGATACCTTACGTGTTTTTACTCTAAGAATTCTGCGTGGCACATCCCCATTTACTGCAGATAGCAACCACATTCATCATCGCTTGCTTTCTCTGGGTTTAAGCCATGTGCAGGCTACATTAGTACTTTCTTCTGTAAATGTTGTTTTTATTATTGCGGCGCTTTCACTACAAAATATGGGTGATGCGGAATTAGTCAGTTTTACAATGCTCTTAATGCTAACCTTGAATGGTATTCTAAGCTTATTTATAAATAGGTTCAAAAAAACCGCATCATTGGCTGGCTCCGTGAAACGTACTAAGCCGGCTAGATCTGAAAAGAGTTTTGCAGAGCGTGTTTTGGAGAAAATCTCAGAAAATTAA